The window TCGAACTTATTGATCGGATACGTCCTTCGGATGGAACTCCTGTCAAGGTATAACGAGCATACTAAACTTATGCGTGACCTTAAACACCTTTTGCTCCCGATGGCAAATCTTACAGGAACGTTATGGGAACACGTTGACCCACGGGCAAGCTGTGACCATGCATTTGCGTCGCATGCTGCGCATATAATCCTCCGCGATTTTGGTAAGAAAGAAAAATAGTTTATTAGAAAGCAGTTGTTGTATGCAGGATTTTACTAAGGGCAGTGTGTTAAAACAGTTAACCATGTTTTCTATCCCTATGCTACTCGCAAACTTTTTTCAGGCGATCTACTCAATAATTGCCGGGATCTGGGTTGGGAGGTTAATCGGACATGAAGCATTTGCTGCGGTGTCTACTACCATGCCGGTAGTGTTCCTGGTAGTCTCCGCAATTATCGGGCTGGCAGTGGCTACAAATATACTCGTAGGGCAGGCGTTTGGTGCGAATGATAATAAGTACCTCGCTAAAGTGTTGACCAACTCGTTTATCAGTACCGGAGCTTTGTGTTTAATGCTTTCCATCCTTGGCATGATATTTACCCGTCAATTACTACGCCTTGTAAATGTACCTGAAAATATTGAAAACCTGGCATATATATTTTTGTTTATTTCTTTTGCTGGAATGCCGTTACAGTTTATCTACAACTGGTTCAGCGGAATCCTCCGCGGGCTGGGCGACGCAAAAACGCCGTTGTATCTTATTATTGTTTCAACAGTATTAAACATCGTATTAGCTCCATTGTTTATCCTCGGGCTCGGGCCTCTTCCAAAACTTGGCTTAGCAGGTGCGGCGATATCCGGGATCGTAGCTACTATAATAATGTTATTTATTGCATACTATTTTGTTCTGCAAAAACATGTGTTGCTTAATATCACAAAATGGGACTACGCACTGGATTATAGTATTATCAAAAAAATATTTGTAATAGGCATCCCCGCGTCATTACAGATGGTTATCACATCCTTAAGTGCGATACTCGTAGTATCACTGGTAAATTCGTTCGGGGTAAATACTACAGCGGCGTACGGTATCGGTGTACAGCTTAATCAGTTAACCTTTATGCCGTCAATGGCAATTGGTATGGCAATATCGTCGATAGCTGCACAAAATATCGGTGCCGGGTTGTATACCCGAGTACGGGAAACCACTAGGTTGTCAGTATTGTTTTCGGTTGGATTTGCATTATTCTTTTTTGTGATAATCTTTTCGTTCCCGAAAACTATTGCGTCAATGTTTACCACAGACGCTGAAGTCCTGGCAAAAACAGAATATTTTCTGCGGATAGTAAGTTTTAACTACTTCGCGTTTTCTATTATGTTCGCTTTACAAGGCGTTGTCCGTGCAGCAGGAGATACGATGTATATGCTTATATTTTCTATTGCAGGAATAATCATTACACAATACCCGCTGGCGTATTACCTATCTCAACACACGCCGTTAAAAGAAAACGGTATATGGATATCAATGGCAATCAGCCCACTGGTCGGGTTATCCCTTAATTATTGGTACTACAAATCAGGCCGCTGGCAAAAACAGATTATTTCAAACCCATCGCGTTGACGTTTTTTAAACTTATTGCCACGCTTTCAAACGGGTCGCGTTCACAGGCGTCCTGTTCAATGATATACCATTCCACACCAACAGTTTTGCACGCGTTAAGAATTTCCGGCCAGTTAAGGTTACCTTCCCCGATTTCTGCCATTACCTGACTCCGCGCTTTATCTTTTATCCGCATAGTCATGTCTTTTAAATGTACCTGCGGGCTGCGATTAGGAAACTTGCGTATCCACGCAGCGGGATCGCCGCCTCCGGCTGTAATCCAGTAGGTATCAATTTCAGCGGTAACATATTTCGGGTTTGTAAGCTCAAACAATATCTGAAGCCCGGTTTTCCCGTTAAAACGCTCAAGTTCAAAGTTATGATTATGATACCCCAGGATAATACCGTCTTTATGCAGTTTTTCGCCAATAACGTTTAACCGCGGAGCGAAACTTTTGAATCCTTCTTCATTCCATAATGTAACCGGCATCATCGGTACCGCAGTTAATTTTGTACCCCATAGTTTATGGTCTTCTACGGTTTTGTCGTACTCTTTCTCAAACGCATCAATGCCGTAGTGTGACGAACATGCGTATAATCCTTCTCCGTCAAGGATATTTTTGAGTTCTTTCGCATCAATCGGGCCAAGACCGGATAGTTGGACGGCTTTGTACCCGATTTTACTTACTTTCTTCATCGTAACAGCAATATCTTCCGGTGTCTTCAAAAAGTTTCTTAGCGTGTACATCTGTAACGCAACTTGTGTGTTTGCCATGTGTTTGTTAAACTCCTTCTTTGTGTTATAACTAGTAATAACCTTAAGAACTCCTAATAGTTAAAAAGTATACTACTCAAGATTGGTTATGTCAACCGTAAGTACGCCCTGGCATACCACCTGCGGGCAGTATGCCGAAGTGATAGTTTAGAGATGCATTGAAAGTATAAGTTCATATACACGGTATTTAAAGCCGTTCGCAAAACAAAATCCGTAGCTAATATTTCATAAATGATCTGGGGCTAAGTTTATTAGGTTTACACTTCAGAAAAAAGAGGATGATGACACATTATGAGCAACACCCAAATTCTTGTATGGCATAGAAGCATAATCAATAGCAATGTTTTTGAACTTTAGTCCACCGCCAAAACTTACCACAAGGTTATTGTCCCAGCCCTGTTTCACACCAGTTCTTAATACAAACATACCAAACATTGCTGCAACTCCAACTTTAATGTGCGAATTATTGTTACTTTTTTCAGCTATGTTTTGTGTGTGATCGCACATCACAACAACTTTCTTTACCAACCTATCCATTGTAAACGCGAACAATGTCCCAAGGTTCAAAGTTGTCGGTAAACAGAACTTGTACATCCTATCGCGCTATCTCTATATGTAACCTCACCAGTATCACTGACTGCTGTGCCACACTCTCCAACCGCGGATGGCGCTGCCATTGGCACGATTTTTATAAACTCCATCTCTGCACGATAATTTTGCCTTTTTCATTACATTACACATTTCAAAATACACTCTTTTTATCTCCGTTTGATTATTATACGACAAACTTTTTCCCAAGAGCTAGTTTTTATATGCACTAAATATAACCCTGAAGGTAACGTAGTGTTATCACTATCTTTCCCGTCCCACGACTCTTGATTAACTCCGGAGGAATATCGTTTTTCGTCATACTCTTTCACAAGTTCGCCTAATATATTGTATACCCGGATTTTTACTGCGCTATCGCTACCCAGGTTAAACACTATCTTCGCATTATCTTTACCCGGTTCTATCATGTTGTTCCACACAACCGCTTCGTTTTCTGACACACGATTTGCCACCACTACCAGCGTCGGGAGTGCTGGTGATGTTACTGTTATATAGTTTACTTTCGTTTTAATATTCGTCCCACCGGGCCCTGAGACTGTCAACGTAACCGTAAACGTGCCCGTACTGTTGTATGTGTGTGCCGGATTACGCTTTATGCTGCTGCTATCGTCGCCAAAGCTCCAGTCCCAACTCGTAATTGTGCCGGTAGAACTGTCTATGAACTGTACCGTTAATGGTTTGTCGCCGGTAACTATGGCGGCCGTAAAATCGGCAGTGCACGATACTGTTGCTGTGAATTTGGTAAAATTCTGATTATCCTGATTTTGGGTTAACGGGCCATACACATGATCAGCTGGTGTGTACCCCGTAGTAGATATTGTTATCATACAGTTTGTAGATATTAACCCGTTGAACTCGTAGTATCCGTTACTATCAGTTACCCGGGTATCAGATTGTTGGCTTGCGGCCCAGTTTACCTGTATCCCGTTTACTCCAATTCCATCTTTTTGTATGTACCCGCTTATGCGTAACCCGCTGCCAGTAGGCGTTAAAAAAATATTGTTAAGCATTTGTGTTGTACTGATATACTTTACTTGCATTTGTGGGTCGTACTCCGTTGCTGTTGCTGTTATCGTGTACGTCCCTGCCACTAAACCTGTGAAACTATATTGTCCGTTATTGTCGGTAACTGTGGTACCGTTCTGTAGCCCGGCAAGCGTGCATGTAGTGCCAACAACTTTTTGTAATGTTGTTACGTTGTACACACACCCGGTTATACTTCCCGTACCAGCCGCACTACCGCTGCTGAGTTTAACTACTGTTATCTCGGCATTTGCAGTTTGGTTTATTGTATCGTATGCAATAACTTTTATCTTATGTGATCCGTTAATATATTGTGTAGTGTCCCAACTCCAGCTAAACGGTGTAGTTGTGTCGGTAGATTTAGATATTTCATCTATATAGAATATTACCCTACTGATTCCTTTGTCATCGCTTGCGTTTGCTGCGATTGATACTGTTGCAGAAACTGGTGGCCCGTTTACCGGTGAAACAATGGAAACAGTAGGCGGGTCGTCTACTACAACAGTGTTGTTTACAGTAACCACGTTTTGTATTGCTGCTGTCTGTCCAGTAGTATTATACGCTACTACTTTTAATGTATGCGCACCATTACTGTACTGTGTTGTATCCCAACTCCAACTGTATGGAGCGGTTGTGTCAGTAGATTTTGAGATTCCGTCTATATAAAATATTACTTTGCTAATTCCATTATCATCGTTTGCTATCGCTGTTATCTCTACTGTTGTTGCCACTGTAGAACCATGTATTGGCGAAATAATAGATACTATAGGCAGGGTATTTGAACTTATTACTATTGATGTGGTGAAGTAGCACTGCATATCGGCATGACTCCAATCGTACATCTCTACCCAACTCACGCCGTCTGTCGCCTTTTGTCCCCGACCGTCAGGGAATGACCAGCTATTGAACCCTTTGTCCGAGCCAGAGCGAACGGGATGGGTAGTGTAAATCGTACTCACTGCGGCAGAGAGCGTTAGGGTATATGTGGAACCATTGGCAAGGGTGTGAGAGCTGGGGAAGTCGTCTCCGACCCACACGGCCCCGCCGTCGTCCCCACCGGGGGCCGTAATAGGAACGCCACTGGCCGCGATTGTAAACTCATCAAGAATAACGCCATCTTGGGCCAAGGCAACATATAGAGGGTCGGTTCCAGAAGTGCGCCGAACCCTTACATAAGCGCCCGTGACCGTGCGGCTTCCACCCGACACCGTAAAGAGTTCTCTGGCCTTTCCGTTGCCAGATCCACCGATGGTGGTATAACGGTCAATCATTGCTTCATAATAGGCATTTCCGCTGTGAAGGCCGTTACCATAGGTAATGTCACAAACCGGGGTGTAGCCCCCCTCAATCGAACCCCATGCGCCAGTCGTGTCCAGAATTCCAAAGTCTGCATCTGCCCACATCGGCTGACGTGGAGTGATGTAGTTGTAACAGTATACGTGATTGATAGATATGTAATTGCTAGTACTTGGATTAGTAAATACGATATAGTAAAAATTACCAACCGTAAGCGTTGGAGATCCGGTCAAGGATGTGTTGACGTAAGTCTCCCAATGCCCCCCCGGGTTTCCTCCAGCCCATGTTCCAGACGCAAGGCTTGTTCCCGAGGGATGGCCACTGCCGTCGTCGGCCTGGAGACTAACCGTTATCGTTCCACCTGTCCCTAAAGAATAAACCGGCCCGCCGCGTTGTACCCAGCGCACATAGGTAACAGTAGACGGTGTAATGGCTTTGAACCTGATCGCAGTCTTCCGCCCGGCCTCACCGACAGGAATGTTGGCCTTGGTATCAAAACCAAGGCCCGGACCATATACGAAATCGTATGCAAAAATAGTAGGACAAAAAAGTGTAGTTCCAAATACTGCTATTGACAAGATTTGTAAAATTTTAAATGTTATTTTCATTTTTAATTCGGAATCTTCCATTTACCCTCTAATAAAGAAAGTTTTCCCCTGACATACCGACTTTTCATTAAACTATACCACAATCTTGCTCATTTATTCACAAAAAAATCATCAATATTTCATTCCTTTATAACAAAACTTTATTTCCCTGACAGATTTACCAGTACCATGCCTCTTGTCTTCCAGATATTCTCCTGCTATCTTTGTCAGCCCTAACTGCTCATCCAGTTCTCTTATCGCTATCAATCCGCCATTTGATGTTATCTTCGCTCCCTTGAATCCTACCTTCAGTTTTCGGTTAAATCCCTCTCGAAATATCTATTTTTCGTTTCACCCATCGGGTATCTTCTTTTCCCATCCTATTTTGTCAATATTATGGACGAGAAACAGCTTTTTTCAACATAAATATTATTTTTATTTGAGGAATGCAGGATTAAGATGTTGTGTTATAATAATTAATATTGGGTAATAACAGGTTATTACTAAAAAGACGTTAAGGAGTAAAAAAATGGCTGTAAACACGGGAAAGTTGAAAGTAGTATTACTCGGTTGCGGGGGTATTATGGGCGCGCATATGAAACGGATAAAAACCCTACCTGATATCAATATTGCCGGTTTGTGCGATGTTAAAGAAGAAACTGTGAAGAGTTTTTATACTAAACATTTAACGGATACTGCGCATAAACCGCAATACTTTACTGATCCCGGAAAAATGTATGCCGAGTTAAAACCGGCCGCTGTGTTTATAGCTACCCCGCATACTCAACATTACACACAATGCGTGCAGGCGTTAGAAGCCGGATGTCATGTATTCGTAGAGAAACCCATGGTAACCTCTCTTACTGATGCGTATGACCTGGAGAAAAAGGTGAGGGAAACCGGTAAAATCCTTGTCATCGGATACAATACTCCATGCAGCGGTAAGTTTTTCTATTTACGTTCACTCATCCGTGAAAATAAGTTTGGCAAGCTCGAGCTAGTGAATGGCTTTATCTCGCAGGGCTGGATGAGGGCAACAACCGGTATGTGGAGACAAGAACCGTCTCTTTCAGGCGGGGGACAGGCGTACGATTCCGGTGCGCATTTATTCAATAGCCTGTGCTGGTCAGTGGAATCCGATGTAGACGAAGTGTTTGCTTTTGTTGATAACCACGGCACTAAGGTGGATATCAATAGTGTATGTTCTATAAAGTTTGCAAATGGCGTGCTTGCAAACATTACTATCGGCGGTAACTGCCCCGCCCCAGCGGGAAGGTTTATGACATTCATTTTTGATAATGGCCGTGTGGAAATTGACGGGTGGGGTGCCGGGTGGATACGAGTATGGGACGGAGATAAACCGGTAGAAACCCCGCCGATAACACCTGAGATGGAAGCTGGGCACGTGACAGTAAATTTTGTGAACTCTATCCTTGGAAAAGCACAACCGCGGACGTCACCGAGGAACGGTATTATCCAAAGCCAGTTAATGGACGCTATTTACGAATCCCAGCGTACTGGCAAAACCGCACGGCCACAACGCGGGTAAGGAATACCTAATGAAAAACAAATTAAAACAAATCTGGTTACTGGCAACAATTATAATATTTTTCTTATCCGAAACGAAAGGATTTGCGATAATGAATGATATGATCAACGTCTGCGATGTTGGCGCAAAGGGTGATGGATTGACCGACGATACCACAGCGTTTATCGACGCTGTAGTAAAAGGACAAACCGAGGGGAAACACGTATATGTCCCTCGCGGTAGGTATGTTATCTCAAAAACAATTAATCTAAAAAATATTGTACTAAGCGGTCCGGACGGCGGTGCGTGGCCTTCTGATATTGAGTCCTTACCGTCAATCCTACCTGTGCATACAGACAGCCCGGCATTTAATCTCTCCGCTGGAAGTTCGTTACGCGGTATTGATATTTCGTATCCAAAACCAGGTAAGGCAGTTAAGGAGATAAAACCCCGACCCGCAGCAATCGTTGTTAGTGGTATTGGTGTGTTTATCAGCAACCTGCGGATACGTTACGCATGGGATGGTATCATTGCAGATGGAAAAAGTAATGTCGGACGGTTAAACATTGAAAACGTGTTTATGGCAGGAATCCAGAATATTGGCGTACGGATGACCGGCACGTGGGATGTTCCTCATTTAAGTAATATTGAAGTATGGAATAGCGGTAATAATCAATTCGTACTGCAAAACGGTACCGGCTTTCTTCTTGGCAGGAACGATCTTATGCGGATGACAGACTGTTTTGCGTACGGTATGCGGTACGGTTTTTTGTTTCAGGATAGTATTGATGACTGCAAAATCAAGGGGGGCACCTGGGGCGTGATGAACGGCTGTTCTTCCGACTTTTGTATTAATGGCATAGTTATCCAGGGCTCACACCGATTGTCGATCAGTGGCGGGTTGTTTATGAATCACAAAGAATGTTTGGTTATTGACAGCACAAAAGCTAAAATCCGGGTTTCGTGTTGCGAACTAAAAACTAACGGCGCACCGGCCGTATACGTTAAAAATACCGCGCATTTATTGTTAAACGGCTGTACTATCATGCGTGATATGAAAGCACATAAGTTTCCCGCTGTACTGCTTGAAGGGGGAGATACGGTTTTAACCGGGAATAGTATTGAGTCAACATATACAGGGATTGAAATTAAGCCCGGCGTGCGTAACGTCCTTATCCAGGGGAATATTATACAAGCACCTGAAAATATACAGGTGGTGATAGACAAAAACACGGAATCTAAAGTAGTCAGTACGAACAATATAACTCGTTCACCGAAATATTTGCCTTCTACAGAACCGGCTACGCAAGAATAATAAAAGGATTTTATCAATGAAATTATTAAATGTGTTAGCGTTAAGCCGCTTTGCTCTTAGTTTCCTAATTATTGCAGCGGTGCGCTCTCCGGTCTTGGTCGCGGGGGAGAACAAACAAAGCGAACTTCTGGTTGAAACAGAAAGTTTTCAAACCAAAGGCGGGTGGGTGGTTGACCCGCAGTTTGTTGAACAAATGGGTTCTCCTTACCTTTTAGCTCACGGGTTGGGTATATCGGTAGCAAATGCGAAGACTGAAGTCAGGTTTCCTTCCACCGGCAAGTTTTTCGTGTGGGCACACACAAAAAACTGGGCACCTGGGCAGTGGGACGCGCCGGGACGGTTCAAACTTATCATCAACGGTGTTGAACTCCCAACTGTACTGGGCACTGCGGAAAAAGATAACTGGTTCTGGCAGTACGCCGGCGAAGTTGAGATCAAAGACATCGCAGCAAAAATTGAGCTAGCAGACTTAACCGGTTTTGACGGGCGGTGTGACGCAATCTATTTTTGCACAACAAAACAAGCTCCACCGGAGAATTTAAAAGAACTATTGGTTTGGCGGAACGCGTTGATCCCGGGTATACAGAACATTGAAATACATAACGAATACGACGTTGTTATCATTGGCGGCGGAATCGCGGGCTGTGCCGCAGCGATTGCTGCTGCGGAACAAGGGCTTAACGTTGCGCTGATACACGACCGCCCGGTGCTCGGGGGTAACGCCAGTGAAGAAGTGCGGGTACACACTTCCGGAATTACCGGTAACGCTGACCGAATTATATCCGGACTAAACACAAAAGACTGGAAAAACGGTTCGCCACAGGCAAAACAAGACGACCTCAAACGCCATAAAACCGTTGAGTCACACAAAAACATACATTTATACCTCAACTACCGCGCGTTTGCAGTTGATACATACAGTAATACTATTAAGTCCGTTGATGCTAAACATGTTGAATCTGGGAAACCCGTACGTTTTGTATCACCATTTTTTATTGACTGCACCGGCGACGGATGGATTGGTTACTGGGCGGGTGCGGAATATATGTACGGCCGTGAACCCGCAGCGAAGTATAACGAATCGTGGGATGTACAAGGCGATTTCTGGAGCCCCGTAGAAGGCGATAACCGTGTAATGGGCTCATCGCTTCTCTGGCGGTCGACTGACACTATAAATCCAGCACAGTTTCCGGATGTTCCATGGGCAACCATTATTGCAGGAACTAATACAGCGGTAAAGGGCGATTGGAATTACGAATATTCGAGTAATGATGTTCACCAGGTTGACGACGCGGAGTTTATAAGAGACCATTTGTTACGCGGTATCTACGGCACATTTTCTAACGCAAAAAAGGTGCCCGTTAACGCTAACCGCAAACTCGAATGGGTTGGGTATATTCTAGGCAAACGCGAATCACGCAGGCTAGTGGGGGATTATATTTTTACGTTTAACGACATCCGCGAACTACGCGAGTTCCCTGATACTGTAGTTATAGAAAGACGGCCGGTTGACGTGCATCACCAGAGAATACTGAAGGACCCAGCATACCCCGATTTTTTGTCAAAAGCGGTATTTTTCAAAGTTAAACAGTATAACGTCCCGTACCGGAGTTTGTATTCAAAAAATATTACCAACCTCTTTATGGCAGGACGGTGTTTCAGTTGTACGCATATCGCGCTTGGCGGGCCAAGAGTAATGAATACAACCGGGCAGATGGGAGTAGCGGTAGGATATGCCGCGTCGTTGTGCAAAAAATATAAGACCACTCCCCGCGGAATATACCAACAATATATTGAAGAACTCAAAACGCTGATCAGTAAAAACTAGG is drawn from Elusimicrobiota bacterium and contains these coding sequences:
- a CDS encoding sugar phosphate isomerase/epimerase; the encoded protein is MANTQVALQMYTLRNFLKTPEDIAVTMKKVSKIGYKAVQLSGLGPIDAKELKNILDGEGLYACSSHYGIDAFEKEYDKTVEDHKLWGTKLTAVPMMPVTLWNEEGFKSFAPRLNVIGEKLHKDGIILGYHNHNFELERFNGKTGLQILFELTNPKYVTAEIDTYWITAGGGDPAAWIRKFPNRSPQVHLKDMTMRIKDKARSQVMAEIGEGNLNWPEILNACKTVGVEWYIIEQDACERDPFESVAISLKNVNAMGLK
- a CDS encoding MATE family efflux transporter encodes the protein MQDFTKGSVLKQLTMFSIPMLLANFFQAIYSIIAGIWVGRLIGHEAFAAVSTTMPVVFLVVSAIIGLAVATNILVGQAFGANDNKYLAKVLTNSFISTGALCLMLSILGMIFTRQLLRLVNVPENIENLAYIFLFISFAGMPLQFIYNWFSGILRGLGDAKTPLYLIIVSTVLNIVLAPLFILGLGPLPKLGLAGAAISGIVATIIMLFIAYYFVLQKHVLLNITKWDYALDYSIIKKIFVIGIPASLQMVITSLSAILVVSLVNSFGVNTTAAYGIGVQLNQLTFMPSMAIGMAISSIAAQNIGAGLYTRVRETTRLSVLFSVGFALFFFVIIFSFPKTIASMFTTDAEVLAKTEYFLRIVSFNYFAFSIMFALQGVVRAAGDTMYMLIFSIAGIIITQYPLAYYLSQHTPLKENGIWISMAISPLVGLSLNYWYYKSGRWQKQIISNPSR
- a CDS encoding Gfo/Idh/MocA family oxidoreductase, with amino-acid sequence MAVNTGKLKVVLLGCGGIMGAHMKRIKTLPDINIAGLCDVKEETVKSFYTKHLTDTAHKPQYFTDPGKMYAELKPAAVFIATPHTQHYTQCVQALEAGCHVFVEKPMVTSLTDAYDLEKKVRETGKILVIGYNTPCSGKFFYLRSLIRENKFGKLELVNGFISQGWMRATTGMWRQEPSLSGGGQAYDSGAHLFNSLCWSVESDVDEVFAFVDNHGTKVDINSVCSIKFANGVLANITIGGNCPAPAGRFMTFIFDNGRVEIDGWGAGWIRVWDGDKPVETPPITPEMEAGHVTVNFVNSILGKAQPRTSPRNGIIQSQLMDAIYESQRTGKTARPQRG
- a CDS encoding Ig-like domain-containing protein, producing the protein MKITFKILQILSIAVFGTTLFCPTIFAYDFVYGPGLGFDTKANIPVGEAGRKTAIRFKAITPSTVTYVRWVQRGGPVYSLGTGGTITVSLQADDGSGHPSGTSLASGTWAGGNPGGHWETYVNTSLTGSPTLTVGNFYYIVFTNPSTSNYISINHVYCYNYITPRQPMWADADFGILDTTGAWGSIEGGYTPVCDITYGNGLHSGNAYYEAMIDRYTTIGGSGNGKARELFTVSGGSRTVTGAYVRVRRTSGTDPLYVALAQDGVILDEFTIAASGVPITAPGGDDGGAVWVGDDFPSSHTLANGSTYTLTLSAAVSTIYTTHPVRSGSDKGFNSWSFPDGRGQKATDGVSWVEMYDWSHADMQCYFTTSIVISSNTLPIVSIISPIHGSTVATTVEITAIANDDNGISKVIFYIDGISKSTDTTAPYSWSWDTTQYSNGAHTLKVVAYNTTGQTAAIQNVVTVNNTVVVDDPPTVSIVSPVNGPPVSATVSIAANASDDKGISRVIFYIDEISKSTDTTTPFSWSWDTTQYINGSHKIKVIAYDTINQTANAEITVVKLSSGSAAGTGSITGCVYNVTTLQKVVGTTCTLAGLQNGTTVTDNNGQYSFTGLVAGTYTITATATEYDPQMQVKYISTTQMLNNIFLTPTGSGLRISGYIQKDGIGVNGIQVNWAASQQSDTRVTDSNGYYEFNGLISTNCMITISTTGYTPADHVYGPLTQNQDNQNFTKFTATVSCTADFTAAIVTGDKPLTVQFIDSSTGTITSWDWSFGDDSSSIKRNPAHTYNSTGTFTVTLTVSGPGGTNIKTKVNYITVTSPALPTLVVVANRVSENEAVVWNNMIEPGKDNAKIVFNLGSDSAVKIRVYNILGELVKEYDEKRYSSGVNQESWDGKDSDNTTLPSGLYLVHIKTSSWEKVCRIIIKRR
- a CDS encoding right-handed parallel beta-helix repeat-containing protein encodes the protein MKNKLKQIWLLATIIIFFLSETKGFAIMNDMINVCDVGAKGDGLTDDTTAFIDAVVKGQTEGKHVYVPRGRYVISKTINLKNIVLSGPDGGAWPSDIESLPSILPVHTDSPAFNLSAGSSLRGIDISYPKPGKAVKEIKPRPAAIVVSGIGVFISNLRIRYAWDGIIADGKSNVGRLNIENVFMAGIQNIGVRMTGTWDVPHLSNIEVWNSGNNQFVLQNGTGFLLGRNDLMRMTDCFAYGMRYGFLFQDSIDDCKIKGGTWGVMNGCSSDFCINGIVIQGSHRLSISGGLFMNHKECLVIDSTKAKIRVSCCELKTNGAPAVYVKNTAHLLLNGCTIMRDMKAHKFPAVLLEGGDTVLTGNSIESTYTGIEIKPGVRNVLIQGNIIQAPENIQVVIDKNTESKVVSTNNITRSPKYLPSTEPATQE
- a CDS encoding FAD-dependent oxidoreductase, giving the protein MKLLNVLALSRFALSFLIIAAVRSPVLVAGENKQSELLVETESFQTKGGWVVDPQFVEQMGSPYLLAHGLGISVANAKTEVRFPSTGKFFVWAHTKNWAPGQWDAPGRFKLIINGVELPTVLGTAEKDNWFWQYAGEVEIKDIAAKIELADLTGFDGRCDAIYFCTTKQAPPENLKELLVWRNALIPGIQNIEIHNEYDVVIIGGGIAGCAAAIAAAEQGLNVALIHDRPVLGGNASEEVRVHTSGITGNADRIISGLNTKDWKNGSPQAKQDDLKRHKTVESHKNIHLYLNYRAFAVDTYSNTIKSVDAKHVESGKPVRFVSPFFIDCTGDGWIGYWAGAEYMYGREPAAKYNESWDVQGDFWSPVEGDNRVMGSSLLWRSTDTINPAQFPDVPWATIIAGTNTAVKGDWNYEYSSNDVHQVDDAEFIRDHLLRGIYGTFSNAKKVPVNANRKLEWVGYILGKRESRRLVGDYIFTFNDIRELREFPDTVVIERRPVDVHHQRILKDPAYPDFLSKAVFFKVKQYNVPYRSLYSKNITNLFMAGRCFSCTHIALGGPRVMNTTGQMGVAVGYAASLCKKYKTTPRGIYQQYIEELKTLISKN